In one Nicotiana sylvestris chromosome 8, ASM39365v2, whole genome shotgun sequence genomic region, the following are encoded:
- the LOC138876070 gene encoding uncharacterized protein, with protein MVGEWVLLQVLPMKGFMRFEKKGKLNPRYIRPFEILERAGEVAYRLVLPASIVVVHPVIHVSMLWKYHDDPSHVLYFTSVQLDTDLSYVEEQVALLDRHVQKLRLKNIASVKVQWRI; from the coding sequence ATGGTTGGGGAGTGGGTCCTGCTCcaggttttgcccatgaagggtttTATGAGGTTCGAGAAGAAAGGCAAGCTGAACCCTAGGTATATcaggccttttgagattcttgagagggctggagaggtggcttacagacttgtacTACCAGCCAGCATAGTTGTAGTTCATCCAGTaatccatgtttctatgctctggaagtatcacgacgatccatctcaTGTGTTATATTTCacctcagtccagttggacacagatttgtcttatgttgaggagcaaGTGGCCCTTTTGGACAGGCACGTTCAAAAGTTGAGGTTAAAGAACATCGCTTCAGTGAAAGTTCAGTGGAGGAtttag